From one Nocardioides scoriae genomic stretch:
- a CDS encoding ZIP family metal transporter, with the protein MPVWAQAGGYGLLAGGALVLGALVAWFVTLPRAVVASVMAFGAGVLISALAYDLVDEAETTGGLGPTLAGFLGGAVVYVLANVALARRGARHRKRSGDQQPSERDHGGSGAAIAVGALLDGIPESVVLGLTLLSGQGVGVPVLVAIFLSNLPEGLSSAAGMKRSGRSATYVFGVWVGIAVASGLAGLVGVLLLQDAGPATIAVITAVAAGAILAMVADTMIPEAFERTHLYAGLLATLGFALSFAIERAG; encoded by the coding sequence GTGCCGGTCTGGGCCCAAGCCGGCGGCTACGGCCTGCTCGCCGGGGGTGCCCTCGTGCTCGGCGCCCTGGTCGCGTGGTTCGTCACGCTCCCGCGGGCGGTGGTCGCCTCGGTGATGGCCTTCGGTGCGGGCGTGCTGATCTCCGCGCTCGCCTACGACCTCGTCGACGAGGCGGAGACCACGGGCGGTCTCGGACCGACCCTGGCCGGGTTCCTCGGCGGCGCGGTGGTCTACGTCCTGGCCAACGTGGCGCTGGCCAGGCGCGGGGCCCGCCACCGCAAGCGCTCCGGGGACCAGCAGCCCTCCGAGCGGGACCACGGCGGCAGTGGCGCCGCGATCGCCGTGGGGGCGCTGCTCGACGGCATCCCCGAGTCCGTCGTCCTGGGGCTGACGCTGCTCTCGGGCCAGGGCGTCGGCGTGCCCGTGCTGGTGGCGATCTTCCTGTCCAACCTCCCGGAGGGCCTGTCCAGCGCCGCCGGCATGAAGCGGTCGGGCCGCAGCGCGACGTACGTCTTCGGGGTGTGGGTGGGCATCGCCGTGGCCAGCGGCCTGGCCGGCCTGGTCGGCGTGCTGCTCCTGCAGGACGCCGGGCCCGCCACGATCGCGGTCATCACCGCCGTCGCCGCCGGCGCCATCCTGGCCATGGTCGCGGACACCATGATCCCGGAGGCCTTCGAGCGCACCCACCTCTACGCCGGCCTGCTGGCCACCCTCGGCTTCGCCCTGTCCTTCGCCATCGAGCGCGCCGGCTGA
- a CDS encoding carbohydrate ABC transporter permease: MTQQLDAPTDVDPPLPRVGRPTRRPRARTTAARQEAVAGYAFVSPVVLLLGVFVLFPLVAAVVISLQRTDGFGSGVFVGLDNYARLVQDGLFWRVLLNTVVYTVVVTALSMALGLGAAILLDSALPATPLFRSIMILPMAISGVATALMGLLFFDENSGMLDALLRAVGLPAVAWQSSGPAAFASVVMVTLWWRVGFNMLIYLAALQSVDPGLHEAARLDGASAWQRLRHVTVPMVGPASFFLLVLNVIYSFQVFDVIFVMTGGGPQDATEVLVTYAYDYGFVTGDQGYAAALGMVLLLLVLALTLLRWRTSRTRDLAG; the protein is encoded by the coding sequence GTGACCCAGCAGCTGGACGCCCCGACCGACGTCGACCCGCCCCTGCCGCGGGTGGGCCGTCCCACCCGCCGGCCCCGGGCCCGCACCACCGCCGCCCGCCAGGAGGCGGTCGCGGGCTACGCGTTCGTCTCCCCCGTGGTGCTGCTGCTCGGGGTGTTCGTGCTGTTCCCGCTCGTCGCCGCGGTGGTGATCAGCCTGCAGCGCACCGACGGCTTCGGCTCCGGGGTCTTCGTCGGGCTCGACAACTACGCCCGGCTGGTGCAGGACGGGCTGTTCTGGCGGGTGCTGCTCAACACGGTCGTCTACACCGTCGTGGTGACCGCGCTCTCGATGGCCCTGGGGCTCGGGGCCGCGATCCTCCTCGACTCCGCGCTGCCCGCCACGCCGCTGTTCCGGTCGATCATGATCCTGCCGATGGCGATCTCGGGCGTGGCGACGGCGCTGATGGGCCTGCTGTTCTTCGACGAGAACAGCGGGATGCTCGACGCCCTGCTGCGCGCGGTCGGGCTGCCCGCGGTCGCCTGGCAGTCCAGCGGCCCCGCGGCCTTCGCCTCGGTGGTGATGGTGACGCTGTGGTGGCGGGTGGGCTTCAACATGCTGATCTACCTGGCCGCGCTGCAGTCGGTCGACCCCGGGCTCCACGAGGCGGCCCGCCTCGACGGCGCGTCGGCCTGGCAGCGGCTGCGCCACGTCACGGTGCCGATGGTCGGCCCGGCGTCGTTCTTCCTGCTGGTGCTCAACGTCATCTACTCCTTCCAGGTCTTCGACGTGATCTTCGTGATGACCGGGGGCGGACCCCAGGACGCCACCGAGGTGCTGGTGACCTACGCCTACGACTACGGCTTCGTCACCGGCGACCAGGGGTACGCCGCGGCCCTCGGCATGGTGCTGCTGCTGCTCGTGC
- a CDS encoding YbaB/EbfC family nucleoid-associated protein, giving the protein MTDNPFGGGFDLNAMLEQAQQMQSQLMAAQEELAETSVSGSTGGVTVTLSGTGDLTGVELTAEAVGGTDAEALADLGDLVVAAYRDAKSQVDALAAQALGPLAGGGMDLGDALGGLGGQPGGALPGGASDDEPRRPGGFGV; this is encoded by the coding sequence ATGACCGACAACCCCTTCGGCGGCGGCTTCGACCTCAACGCCATGCTCGAGCAGGCCCAGCAGATGCAGTCGCAGCTGATGGCCGCGCAGGAGGAGCTGGCCGAGACCTCGGTGAGCGGCTCGACCGGTGGCGTCACGGTGACCCTCAGCGGCACGGGCGACCTGACCGGCGTCGAGCTCACCGCCGAGGCGGTGGGCGGCACCGACGCGGAGGCGCTGGCCGACCTCGGCGACCTCGTCGTGGCGGCGTACCGCGACGCCAAGAGCCAGGTCGACGCCCTCGCGGCGCAGGCGCTCGGCCCGCTGGCCGGTGGCGGCATGGACCTCGGGGACGCCCTGGGCGGCCTCGGCGGCCAGCCGGGTGGGGCCCTGCCCGGCGGGGCGTCCGACGACGAGCCCCGGCGACCGGGCGGCTTCGGTGTATGA
- a CDS encoding aspartate kinase yields the protein MGSDVAEQVSRRGLVVQKYGGSSLSDAAAVKRVARRIVEAKKQGNDVVVAVSAMGDSTDDLLDLASKVSPVPPARELDMLLTAGERISMAVVAMAISDLGFTARSFTGSQAGVITDSVHGKAKIIDVTPGRITDAIAEGHIVIVAGFQGVSQDTKEITTLGRGGTDTTAVALAAALDADVCEIYTDVDGVFTADPRIVPSARKLERVTYEEMLELAACGAKILHLRCVEYARRYDIPIHVRSSFSQLHGTVVSGSIDDPLSQEATMEQAIISGVAHDRSEAKITVVGVPDKVGEAARIFDALSKAQINLDMIVQNVSAASTNLTDISFTLPRTDGQTAMQALHALKGAIGFDSLIYDDKIGKVSLIGAGMRSHPGVTAKFFNCLAEAGVNIGMISTSEIRISVVVDEGDVDAAVTATHTAFDLDADEVEAVVYGGSGR from the coding sequence GTGGGCAGTGACGTGGCCGAGCAGGTCTCACGCCGAGGCCTCGTCGTGCAGAAGTACGGCGGGTCCTCCCTCTCCGACGCCGCCGCCGTCAAGCGCGTGGCCCGCCGCATCGTCGAGGCCAAGAAGCAGGGCAACGACGTCGTGGTCGCCGTCTCGGCGATGGGCGACAGCACCGACGACCTGCTCGACCTGGCCAGCAAGGTGAGCCCGGTGCCGCCGGCGCGCGAGCTCGACATGCTGCTGACCGCCGGCGAGCGGATCTCGATGGCCGTGGTCGCGATGGCCATCTCCGACCTCGGCTTCACCGCCCGGTCCTTCACCGGCTCGCAGGCCGGCGTCATCACCGACTCGGTGCACGGCAAGGCCAAGATCATCGACGTCACCCCCGGCCGCATCACCGACGCCATCGCCGAGGGCCACATCGTCATCGTGGCCGGGTTCCAGGGCGTCAGCCAGGACACCAAGGAGATCACCACCCTGGGTCGCGGCGGCACCGACACGACGGCCGTCGCGCTGGCCGCGGCGCTGGACGCCGACGTCTGCGAGATCTACACCGACGTCGACGGCGTCTTCACCGCCGACCCGCGCATCGTCCCGTCGGCCCGCAAGCTCGAGCGCGTCACCTACGAGGAGATGCTCGAGCTGGCTGCCTGCGGCGCCAAGATCCTGCACCTGCGGTGCGTCGAGTACGCCCGTCGCTACGACATCCCCATCCACGTCCGGTCGTCCTTCAGCCAGCTGCACGGCACCGTCGTGTCGGGCAGCATCGACGACCCGTTGTCCCAGGAGGCCACCATGGAGCAAGCCATCATCTCCGGCGTCGCGCACGACCGCAGCGAGGCCAAGATCACCGTGGTCGGCGTGCCCGACAAGGTGGGCGAGGCGGCGCGGATCTTCGACGCCCTGTCGAAGGCGCAGATCAACCTGGACATGATCGTCCAGAACGTCTCGGCCGCCTCCACCAACCTGACCGACATCTCCTTCACGCTGCCGCGCACCGACGGCCAGACCGCGATGCAGGCGCTGCACGCGCTCAAGGGCGCCATCGGCTTCGACTCGCTGATCTACGACGACAAGATCGGCAAGGTCTCGCTGATCGGCGCGGGGATGCGCTCGCACCCCGGCGTGACGGCGAAGTTCTTCAACTGCCTGGCCGAGGCCGGCGTCAACATCGGGATGATCTCCACCTCGGAGATCCGGATCTCGGTGGTCGTCGACGAGGGCGACGTGGACGCGGCCGTGACCGCCACCCACACGGCGTTCGACCTGGACGCCGACGAGGTCGAGGCCGTCGTCTACGGCGGATCGGGGCGCTGA
- a CDS encoding ABC transporter substrate-binding protein, whose protein sequence is MQLSRRTFLGATGLATAAPLLSSCGFSTGGSQASTDAITFTTWGTDAELAGFRSAIQRFEKANDGARVTLNAVPYEQIFTNVDAQIQAGNPPDVFRVPYYSFGRYAGAGQLLDLTPHLEDGFADRFTPQAWSAVQNDDKPYGVPHHTDTSVILYNTRLLREAGVTDVPTTIEDAWTWDELGQVATRLRSSLPQDRYPMIYNWQGNGVTRWLSWLFEADGRFLAEDLTTPAIDSEAGRAAVDFTRSFFSKGWVPPNSSVKATTYAADTWFAQTAAMTWGGAFLLPDADSALDFEWGATYSPRRDRSAGDFGGNALVVTKDAKQPELAASFLASVTEAEPMRDFCQSASLLPTRADLAGSGITFDVRGDLSEVFVGQARSVLPRDSGQVASPSMAEIITVLQDQLERSFVGGQGTAATLRAMASGIAEATKA, encoded by the coding sequence ATGCAGCTGAGCAGACGAACCTTCCTCGGGGCCACCGGCCTGGCCACGGCCGCACCGCTGCTGTCGAGCTGCGGCTTCTCGACCGGCGGCTCGCAGGCGAGCACCGACGCGATCACCTTCACCACCTGGGGCACCGACGCCGAGCTGGCCGGCTTCCGCAGCGCGATCCAGCGCTTCGAGAAGGCCAACGACGGGGCGAGGGTGACCCTCAACGCCGTGCCCTACGAGCAGATCTTCACCAACGTCGACGCGCAGATCCAGGCCGGCAACCCGCCCGACGTGTTCCGGGTGCCCTACTACTCCTTCGGCCGCTACGCCGGCGCCGGCCAGCTGCTCGACCTCACGCCGCACCTCGAGGACGGCTTCGCGGACCGGTTCACCCCGCAGGCCTGGTCGGCGGTGCAGAACGACGACAAGCCGTACGGCGTGCCCCACCACACCGACACCTCGGTGATCCTCTACAACACCCGGCTGCTGCGCGAGGCGGGCGTGACCGACGTGCCGACCACGATCGAGGACGCCTGGACGTGGGACGAGCTGGGCCAGGTGGCCACCCGGCTGCGCTCCTCGCTGCCGCAGGACCGCTACCCGATGATCTACAACTGGCAGGGCAACGGCGTCACCCGCTGGCTGTCGTGGCTCTTCGAGGCCGACGGCCGCTTCCTGGCCGAGGACCTCACGACGCCCGCGATCGACTCCGAGGCCGGACGGGCCGCCGTCGACTTCACCCGGAGCTTCTTCTCGAAGGGCTGGGTGCCGCCGAACAGCTCGGTCAAGGCCACGACGTACGCCGCGGACACCTGGTTCGCCCAGACCGCCGCCATGACCTGGGGCGGGGCCTTCCTGCTGCCCGACGCCGACAGCGCCCTCGACTTCGAGTGGGGCGCGACCTACTCGCCCCGGCGCGACCGCTCGGCCGGCGACTTCGGCGGCAACGCCCTGGTCGTCACCAAGGACGCGAAGCAACCCGAGCTGGCGGCGTCGTTCCTGGCCTCGGTCACCGAGGCCGAGCCGATGCGCGACTTCTGCCAGAGCGCCTCGCTGCTGCCGACGCGGGCCGACCTCGCCGGGTCGGGCATCACCTTCGACGTGCGCGGCGACCTGTCGGAGGTGTTCGTGGGGCAGGCCCGCTCGGTGCTCCCCCGCGACTCCGGCCAGGTGGCCTCGCCGTCGATGGCCGAGATCATCACGGTGCTCCAGGACCAGCTCGAGCGGTCCTTCGTCGGCGGCCAGGGCACGGCCGCGACGCTGCGGGCGATGGCCTCGGGCATCGCCGAGGCGACGAAGGCGTGA
- a CDS encoding DNA polymerase III subunit gamma and tau, with protein MQASLALYRRYRPETFAEVIGQDHVTEPLRAALANNRVNHAYLFSGPRGCGKTTSARILARALNCERAPISDPCGECQSCRDLARGGPGSIDVIEIDAASHGGVDDARDLRERAFFAPVSSRYKVYIIDEAHMVSSQGFNALLKLVEEPPEHLKFIFATTEPEKVIATIRSRTHHYPFRLIPPRVLSDYLAGLCDQEGVTIDPAALPLVVRAGAGSARDSLSVLDQLLGGAGPDGVTYEIATGLLGYTPDNLLDEVVDAFAAQDGAGVFGVVDKVIETGQDPRRFTEDVLRRLRDLVIVAAVPEAHTSGLIDVPQDQAERLTAQAARFGRAELVRAADLVAAGLTEMRGATTPRLLLELLCAKVLLPGVDHAELGLLSRMDRLERRLDVAGSGPLSVPTGRPPAPQVDRRPEQSQPEQVRPQQVRPEQVRPEQVRPEQVRPAPAAQAPAPVAPPEAPPSAPPVQPVRPTPEPAAPEPAAPAAEAAPGQLSLGDVRRLWPDLLDQVKRMRRFTWILLSQNAQVIGVDGNSLTIAFKTAGARDSFLGGGSEEILRQAAIDMVGADWKIETAVDSSAEPGVHTAHRVTRPAVPDAPPPDEEPPPSDGPPDLGGGDAPGGAAPSPSARNAASEQARARIAATRDPGTAGAPTGPAGPDLDADVHRDDPGSADHGIDTTELLARELGATVIEDIPHS; from the coding sequence GTGCAAGCCTCCCTCGCCCTCTACCGCCGCTACCGGCCGGAGACGTTCGCCGAGGTGATCGGGCAGGACCACGTCACGGAGCCGCTGCGCGCGGCGCTGGCCAACAACCGGGTCAACCACGCCTACCTGTTCTCGGGACCGCGCGGCTGCGGCAAGACCACCAGCGCCCGGATCCTGGCGCGCGCGCTCAACTGCGAGCGCGCCCCCATCTCCGACCCGTGCGGGGAGTGCCAGTCGTGCCGCGACCTGGCCCGCGGGGGTCCCGGGTCGATCGACGTCATCGAGATCGACGCGGCGAGCCACGGCGGCGTCGACGACGCCCGCGACCTGCGGGAGCGGGCGTTCTTCGCCCCGGTCAGCAGCCGCTACAAGGTCTACATCATCGACGAGGCCCACATGGTCTCCTCGCAGGGCTTCAACGCCCTGCTCAAGCTGGTCGAGGAGCCCCCGGAGCACCTCAAGTTCATCTTCGCCACCACCGAGCCGGAGAAGGTCATCGCGACCATCCGCTCGCGCACGCACCACTACCCCTTCCGGCTGATCCCGCCGCGGGTGCTCTCGGACTACCTCGCCGGCCTCTGCGACCAGGAGGGCGTCACGATCGACCCCGCCGCGCTGCCGCTGGTCGTCCGCGCCGGCGCCGGCTCGGCCCGCGACTCCCTCTCGGTGCTCGACCAGCTGCTGGGTGGTGCCGGCCCCGACGGCGTCACCTACGAGATCGCCACCGGGCTGCTGGGCTACACCCCCGACAACCTGCTCGACGAGGTGGTCGACGCGTTCGCCGCCCAGGACGGCGCGGGCGTGTTCGGGGTCGTCGACAAGGTCATCGAGACCGGCCAGGACCCCCGCCGCTTCACCGAGGACGTGCTGCGCCGGCTGCGCGACCTGGTGATCGTGGCCGCCGTGCCCGAGGCCCACACCTCGGGGCTCATCGACGTGCCCCAGGACCAGGCCGAGCGGCTCACCGCCCAGGCGGCGCGGTTCGGCCGCGCCGAGCTGGTGCGCGCCGCCGACCTGGTCGCCGCCGGGCTGACCGAGATGCGGGGGGCGACCACGCCGCGGCTGCTGCTCGAGCTGCTGTGCGCCAAGGTGCTGCTCCCCGGCGTCGACCACGCCGAGCTCGGGCTGCTCTCGCGGATGGACCGCCTCGAGCGCCGCCTCGACGTCGCCGGGTCCGGCCCGCTCAGCGTCCCGACGGGCCGCCCCCCGGCCCCGCAGGTCGACCGCCGGCCCGAGCAGAGCCAGCCCGAGCAGGTCCGGCCCCAGCAGGTCCGGCCCGAGCAGGTCCGGCCCGAGCAGGTCCGGCCCGAGCAGGTCCGGCCCGCGCCCGCCGCCCAGGCCCCGGCGCCCGTCGCGCCGCCCGAGGCCCCGCCGTCCGCGCCACCCGTCCAGCCCGTCCGTCCCACCCCGGAGCCGGCCGCACCGGAGCCGGCCGCGCCGGCCGCCGAGGCCGCTCCCGGCCAGCTCTCGCTCGGCGACGTGCGCCGGCTGTGGCCCGACCTGCTCGACCAGGTCAAGCGGATGCGTCGCTTCACCTGGATCCTGCTCAGCCAGAACGCCCAGGTGATCGGGGTCGACGGGAACAGCCTCACGATCGCCTTCAAGACCGCGGGCGCCCGCGACTCGTTCCTCGGTGGTGGCAGCGAGGAGATCCTGCGCCAGGCGGCCATCGACATGGTCGGGGCCGACTGGAAGATCGAGACGGCCGTCGACTCCTCGGCCGAGCCGGGCGTGCACACCGCCCACCGGGTGACCCGCCCGGCGGTGCCCGACGCCCCGCCGCCCGACGAGGAGCCGCCGCCGAGCGACGGTCCTCCCGACCTGGGCGGGGGCGACGCCCCCGGCGGCGCCGCCCCGTCGCCCTCGGCCCGCAACGCGGCGAGCGAGCAGGCTCGGGCCCGGATCGCGGCCACCCGCGACCCCGGCACGGCCGGCGCCCCGACGGGCCCGGCCGGGCCCGACCTCGACGCCGACGTCCACCGCGACGACCCCGGGTCGGCCGACCACGGCATCGACACCACCGAGCTGCTGGCCCGCGAGCTCGGCGCCACGGTGATCGAGGACATCCCGCACAGCTGA
- a CDS encoding DUF5063 domain-containing protein produces the protein MSETEEHLDFAQQIADACETYLVGLQAISRGEAAGAAVPLLLLEVSQLLLAGARLGAQIDFETTTEYQPDVGPDPDLDAMRLRLADVLGEIDTYSHNFEPYDPETFPSQLSDDLASIAYDVALGLRHFRNGDVTEALWWWQFSYLSSWGTSACGVLGALHSVVAHDRLDRELEFEGEQIEAADALVGAPEGSDAGMDAGTPTR, from the coding sequence GTGAGTGAGACCGAGGAGCACCTGGACTTCGCGCAGCAGATCGCGGACGCGTGCGAGACCTACCTCGTGGGCCTGCAGGCGATCTCGCGCGGCGAGGCGGCCGGTGCCGCCGTGCCGCTGCTGCTGCTGGAGGTCAGCCAGCTGCTGCTGGCCGGCGCCCGGCTCGGGGCGCAGATCGACTTCGAGACCACGACCGAGTACCAGCCTGACGTCGGGCCCGACCCCGACCTCGACGCGATGCGGCTGCGGCTCGCCGACGTGCTGGGGGAGATCGACACCTACAGCCACAACTTCGAGCCCTACGACCCCGAGACCTTCCCCAGCCAGCTCTCGGACGACCTGGCGAGCATCGCCTACGACGTGGCACTGGGCCTGCGCCACTTCCGCAACGGCGACGTCACCGAGGCGCTGTGGTGGTGGCAGTTTTCCTACCTCTCCTCCTGGGGCACCAGCGCGTGCGGCGTGCTCGGTGCGCTGCACTCCGTGGTGGCCCACGACCGGCTCGACCGCGAGCTGGAGTTCGAGGGCGAGCAGATCGAGGCCGCCGACGCGCTGGTCGGTGCTCCCGAGGGGTCCGACGCGGGGATGGACGCGGGCACGCCAACCCGCTGA
- the recR gene encoding recombination mediator RecR has protein sequence MYEGVLQDLIDELARLPGVGPKGAQRIAFHLLASDPVDVRRLAETMLEMKAKATFCSVCGNVSQAEQCRICADPRRDPTLICVVEEPKDVVAIERTREFRGRYHVLGGAISPLEGIGPDQLRIRELMGRLADGTVTEVILATDPNIEGDATAAYLSRFLKTLDLRVTRLASGLPVGGDLEYADEVTLGRAFAGRRNAGE, from the coding sequence GTGTATGAGGGCGTCCTCCAGGACCTGATCGACGAGCTGGCCCGGCTCCCCGGCGTCGGCCCCAAGGGCGCGCAGCGGATCGCCTTCCACCTGCTGGCCAGCGACCCGGTCGACGTGCGCCGCCTGGCCGAGACCATGCTCGAGATGAAGGCGAAGGCCACCTTCTGCTCGGTGTGCGGCAACGTCTCCCAGGCCGAGCAGTGCCGCATCTGTGCCGACCCGCGCCGCGACCCGACGCTGATCTGCGTGGTCGAGGAGCCCAAGGACGTCGTGGCCATCGAGCGCACCCGTGAGTTCCGCGGCCGCTACCACGTGCTGGGCGGGGCGATCTCGCCGCTGGAGGGCATCGGTCCCGACCAGCTGCGCATCCGCGAGCTGATGGGGCGCCTGGCCGACGGCACCGTCACCGAGGTGATCCTGGCCACCGACCCCAACATCGAGGGCGACGCGACCGCGGCGTACCTCTCGCGGTTCCTCAAGACCCTCGACTTGCGCGTCACGCGTCTGGCGAGTGGACTGCCGGTGGGCGGTGACCTGGAGTACGCCGACGAGGTCACCCTGGGACGAGCTTTCGCTGGGAGGCGCAACGCCGGTGAGTGA